TCACCCTGGCGCGCCACGATGCGCTCAACGCGTTCGACGAGTCGCTCTACGACGCCACCGCGATCGCCCTGAGGGACGCCGCCACCGACAGCGATGTCGCGGTGGTGGTGCTCACCGGGTCCGGCCGGGCCTTCTGTGCCGGAACCGATCTCAAGGAACTGCACGCCAGGGCGACGAAGAACGGCTTCGTTCCGGGGGAGTACGGCTTCAACGGGCTGATGGATGTTCTCGCCGAGTTCCCCAAACCGTTGATCTGCGCGGTCAACGGTGTCGGGCTGGGCATCGGCACGACCATCCTGGGGTTCGCCGACCTGGCGTTCATGTCCACCACAGCCCGGTTGAAGTGTCCGTTCACCAGCCTGGGGCTGGCACCGGAGGCTGCATCGTCGTATCTGCTGCCGGCCCTGGTGGGCCGGCCGAACGCGGCCTGGATCCTGATGTCCTCGGAGTGGATCGACGCCCAGCAGGCACTCGACATGGGCCTGGTGTGGCGGCTGTGTGAGCCCGACCAGCTCGACGACGAAGTGCGGCGGCACGCGGAACTGGTTGCCAAGCACCCGATCTCGAGCTTGGTCGCCGTGAAACGGACCCTCACGGCACCGCACATCGAGGCGGTGCGCGCCGCGTTGGCCCGAGAGGACGCCTATCTCGATGAGCTGCTGGGGGCACCGGCGAGCATGGCGGCACTGGCGCGGTTCGTCGGCAAGCGCGACTAGCGCTAAGAGTCTGGGTTAAGACGACTTAAGACGACTTAAGACGACTTAGGAAGCTAACGGCCATCGGGTAGAGCTGTGAATCGAACTAAGGGCTTAGGTTCAGAGAGCTAACGCGCTTAAGGAGCAAGTCAAGGGCGTAAGCGAGCTCAGTGGCCGATCGCTAAAGACCTTAGTAGTCACGGTAATTCGGCCCTTGACGGCATACCGGGGAGCTGTGTACCGTCTGGCTCCAACCCAGCCGGCGGGGCTGGATCAGCAAAAGGAGAAGCACGTGAGCGAACCGAACAAGTTCTACGAGTTCATCTTCGGTACCGACGACCCGAACATCCGTTATGTGGATCCGGACGGGTACGCACCGAGCATTGCTTTCCGTGTCGACGGGAAGCCGGGTACACGGGCGGCGAAGGTGTTGGTCGACGCCAACGCAGACTTCAGTAACGAGCTCGTCGAAGCCTACCTTTATATGGATTCTGCTCAGTTGCGGACGCTCGCAGAGGACGCTCTCCGCGCCGCCGAGCTTCTGGACGCCTAGACATGCCCTAGCCCCGTGCGGCGGCGGCGCGCGCACCGGCGACGATCGCCGCCGCCGTATCGTCGCTCAGCGGATACGGCGTGAGCAATGTGAAACGGTCGACCAGTCCGCCGAATCGGATGGCCACCTCGGCCCCGGCCTCGGTCGGATCTCCCACGACGGCAAAGGTGTTGAGCACCTCGTCGTCGATCAGGGCGCTCATCGTCGCCCACTCCCCGGCCTTGGACAGCCGGTGTAGTTCGGTGTGCAGGTCGTGCCATCCGTGTAGTTCGAGGACGTGACGGTAGGCCGGTGTGGACCCGTAGAACGCGATCTGGCGCCGGACGGCGTGGACGGCCCGGGCCATCTCCTCATCGGTGCTCCCGGAGGCGATCAGGCCCGGATAGGAGACGGTGAACTCGGCACGGCTGCGGCCGGCCTGCCGCAACTCGACGGCGATGACCGGTTGGGTGACTTCACTGAGGTAACGCTGCGTGGTGAAACCGTGCACCAGCAGGCCGTCGGCTACACGGGCCGCGACGCGGGTCATCTTGGGCCCGACCGCCGAGATCACGATCTTGGGTTCGCCGTGAGGATGCGGAGCCGGGGTGAACATCGGGGTCATGAGCGTGTGCTGGTAGTAGTCTCCCCGGAAATCGAGACGCTCACCGGTCCGCCACGACCTCCAGATCGCCCGGACGGCATCGACATACTCCGACATCCGTTCGGCGGGGGCCGACCACGGCATCGAGAACCGGCGCTCGATGTGTGCCTGTATCTGGGTGCCGAGCCCGAGCACGAACCGCCCGCCGCTCATCTCCTGAAGATCGTTGGCCGCCATGGCTGTCGTCATGGGGCTGCGGGCGAATGCCACGGCGATGCCGGTGCCCAGCTGGACAGTGGTGGTGGTCATCGCCGCCACCGCCAGCGGCAGAAACGGATCCCTGTCCACATCGGTGGACCAGATGCCGTCGAAGCCGATGTCCTGGGCGCGTGCAGCCTGGCCGACGACGGCGGTGATGCCGGTGTCGTCGGCGCCCGAGACCGCGCCCCCGATGTTGCAGTCGATGTGCACGGTGCTGACTCAGCCGGCGAGCTGAGCCTCTGGCGGCGCGGTGCGCTCGGATGCCGGAGTGCCGTTGTCCGGCAGCCTCTTCGGAAGAAAGAAGGCGGCGAGCCCGCAGATGGTAACCGCGCACAGGGCGATCGAAGCGAGTGTCGAGGCGAAGATCAGTGGTGTGGACGCCAGCCCGTTGTCGAGATGCATCCCGATGATGACGGGGTAGCCCAGACCGAAATTGGCACCGAAGAACGTCACCGGGAAGAGCACGAACAGGCCCAGCAACTCCCACCACCGGGATGCGCGGCGCCAGACGAGTACCGCGGTCACGGTGAAGAGCACCACCTGCGTGCCCTCCAGGACTCCGATGACAAGCGGATAGTTCCAGACCCGGAGAACGTGCGGGCCGTAGTAGGTGTAGACATCCGTTCCGGTGCCGATGACCTCGAAGATGCACGACGTGACGATCTCCAGTCCCCACAGGGCGAACAGGCCCTTTCGGTTGAACCGTCCTTCGTAGATGGGCCGTCCGGCGTACAGGCATGCGCCGGCATACAGGATGATGTAGCCGCTGTGGGTCCAGTTCGGTTGGGGAATCCCGAAGGCGGAGAAGTGCATCAGTCCGGCGCCGGGTTGACCGTTTTGTGCGTCGTAGAACCACAGATCGAACGCGACGTCGTACAGGGGTTCGGCGTAGGCGCCGACACCGGCGGCCGCCACCGCGAAGAGATAGAACGGTGTGCGTTGCCTGCGGCCGAGGCGAATCGCGATGACGACCAACACCAGCGTGATGGCCCAGCTCGCGACGGTGAAGATGTTCTGCCACATGAGGCTGACGTCGTGCGTCATCACCTCGGAGGTCATCCGGCCCATGCGTGCTCCTTCCTCAACGCCGCGACAGTGAAATGTGAAGTGCCCGTGTGGCTCACGTGAAAGGGACGCTAGCTGCGGTGAGGCGCGATCAAATCCCCCGCTGGGAGGTGTTGCGCTCTCCTTATGGGGTGCGACGGCGTGCGGTGAGAATGCTGCGTGCGGAATCGGCGAGAAGTACCCTGAGCCGGTCGTCGGCGAGACCGGTGTTGTGGAACAGGGGTGACTGAATGGCGCCGATGGCGGCATGCACGATGACCCGAGCCTCGGTGTCGTCCAGGTCCTCGCGCAGTTCGTTCACGAGATGGACCCATTCCTCGAGGTACAGCCGCTGTTTGCGGCGGAGCCTCCGGCGGTCCTCCTCCGGGAGGTTGTTGATCTCGTTGTGGTAGACCTGCGCAAGCTGACGGTCACCGACCACGAACTCGACCTGGCCCTCGATCAACTCCTCCAGTGCTTTTGACAGTTCGTCGGTCTCGTCGAGGATGCGCGCTTCCTCGACGATGAGATCGTCGATCACCTGGTCGAACAAAGCGACCAGGATGGCGGACTTGCTGTCGAAATGGCGGTAGACGCCGGACCCGGTGATGCCGGCGGCGTTTCCGATGTCAGCTATCGAAACCGCGTGAAAACCCTTGCGGCCGATCAGTTCAGAGGCCGCCTGCAGAATCCGGTTTTTGCGGTCGGGATCGCGGGTTCTGGTCTTGGCGGTGTCTGGGGGCAGGTCGACGGGGATGAGCAGACCTCCTAAGTGTATGTCCACTTATTATTCAGCGCGGTCGGGCTGGGTGTATCTCGCAGTGTAAGTGAATCTTAAATTACTAACTCGATAATTACGCGTTTCGCCGCCGCGCGCATCCGGAGGCGAGGTTGTGCCCCTGGAGGGGGACCCATCTCCCCCCGCGAGGAGGGGAAACGGCCGTGATCTGTGCCATACATTTTCGGCGTGTTCTTCAACGAGGGGTTCCTGCCGATGCGGTTCGCGTACGCCGGACGGCAAAGCGGTGGCGTGGCCGGTGGCCGAGAGCACACCATGCCGACGTATCGGGGTGCACCGTGATCGCGCTGGGACCGGCGGCCAAGCCGGTGGGTGCACTCGGCGGTTTCTTCGCGATGACGCTCGATGTCTTCGTGACGATCGCCCGACCGCCGTTCGCGTGGCGCGAGTATCTGGACCAGACCTGGTTTGTCGCCCGGGTGTCGCTCGTACCGGCCCTGATGTTGACGGTTCCCTATACCGTGCTGCTGGTCTTCACCTTCAACATCCTCCTGATCGAGTTCGGCGCCGCCGACTTCTCCGGCACCGGCGCGGCGATCGGCACGGTGAGCCAGATCGGACCGATCGTGACGGTGCTGGTCGTGGCCGGTGCCGGCTCGACAGCGATGTGTGCTGACCTGGGCGCCAGGACGATTCGTGAGGAACTCGACGCCATGCGGGTGATGGGTATCGATCCCATCCAGGCGCTCGTGGTGCCGCGGGTGCTGGCGGCGACGACCGTTGCACTCGCATTGTCGGCGACGGTCATCATGGTCGGGTTGGCCGGTGGCTTCACGTTCGCGGTCTTCATCCAGCACGTGCCTCCGGGCTCGTTCGTGGCCGGTCTGACCGTCCTGACGCATGGGGCCGACGTCGCAGTGGCATTGGCCAAAGCCGCGTTGTTCGGCCTGTCGGCCGGGCTGATCGCCTGTTATAAGGGCATTTCGGTTGGGGGCGGCCCGGCCGGTGTCGGCAACGCGGTCAACGAGACGGTCGTGTTCACCTTCATGGCACTGTTCGCGATCAACGTCATCGCCACGGCGGTCGGTGTGAAGATCACGGTGGTGTGACGTGGTCGCGATGAGTTCTGTCGTGCAGCAGCGATTCCCAAGGTTGAGCAACCGTCTCGATCGAATTCGAGCGGCCTGGAACGGAATCGGCGTCCAGACCCAATTCTATGCGCGGGCCATCGGATCGATCGGCGACGCCGCGATGAACTACCGCACCGAACTCATCCGACTGATCGCGACGATGGGGCTCGGTGCCGGAGCGCTGGCGGTCGTCGGCGGTACGGTCGCCATCGTCGGGTTTCTGACCATGACCACCGGAGCCCTGGTCGCGGTCCAGGGCTACAACCAGTTCGCCTCCGTCGGTGTTGAGGCGCTCACCGGTTTCGCCTCGGCGTTCTTCAACGTCCGGCTCATCGCGCCGGGAACCACCGCGGTCGCGCTGTCGGCGACCATCGGCGCCGGTGCGACCGCTCAGTTGGGAGCCATGCGCATCAACGAGGAGATCGACGCATTGGAGGTCATCGGTATCCGCAGCGTCAGCTATCTGGCATCGACCAGGGTCGCCGCGGGGGTGATCGTCGTGATCCCGTTGTACTGCGTCGCGGTGATCATGTCCTTCATCTCATCGCGCCTGGGTACCACGGTGATATACGGGCAAGGGTCCGGTGTGTACGACCACTACTTCAACACGTTCCTCAACACCGACGACCTGTTGTGGTCGTTCGGCCAGTCCGTGGCTATCACCGTCGTGATCATGCTGGTCCACACCTACTACGGGTACACCGCCTCGGGCGGTCCCGCGGGCGTGGGTGAGGCGGTCGGACGCGCCGTGCGGACCTCGTTGATCGTGGCCGCCATCGTCGTGGTGATGATCTCGCTCGCGTTGTACGGCCAGTCCGGCAATTTCCACCTGGCGGGGTGAGTCGTGCAACCAAAATTCAGGGAAAGTCGGATCAAGCCGGCGTGGTGGACTTTGATCCTCATCGCGGCTCTCGGTGTTTTCTTCCTCACGACGGGTTCGCTGTTCGCGGGAACCTTCCGCGAGTTCGTGCCGGTGACACTGGTGGCCGATCGCTCGGGCCTGGTGATGGAGACCGGAGCGAAGGTGAAACTCAACGGCGTCGAGGTGGGCCGCGTCAGCGAGATCCGCGGCGGTGCCTCGGGGGCGAGCATGCAATTGGAGATAGAACCCGATCAAGTCCGGTACATCCCGGCCAACGTCGAGGCGAGGATCACTGCGACAACGGCATTCGGCGCGAAGTACGTCGACCTGAGCTACCCGGACAAGCCGGCAGGTGAGCGGCTGGCCGCCGGTGCGGTGCTGCATTCACGCAACGTCAGCACCGAGGTGAACACGGTGTTCGAGAACCTCACCGACGTCCTGAGGATGGTCGACCCCGCCAAGCTCAACGCCGTCATCTCGGCCCTTGCCGAGGGATTGCGCGGCCAGGGGGAGAGCATGGGGCAGGCCATCACCGACGCGAATCAGGTTCTGGCGGAAATCAATCCGCGACAAGACGTCATCCGGGAGGACTGGCGTGCCATGGGCGACGTCAGTGCCGCATACGACCGCGCGGCCGACGACATCGTGAAGATTCTCGACGCAGGCACCACCGCGGCTGAGACGATCACCTCCCACCGGTCCGAACTCGACACGCTGCTGCTCAACGTGATCGGCTTCGGCAGGGCAGGTGTCGATCTGCTGGCCCCCAACTCTGCGAACCTCGTGAATGCGGTCAATGGCTTCGCGCCCACCTCGGATCTGCTGATGAAGTACCAGCCTGAGTACACCTGTCTGCTCGACGGATCGGTCTCCCTGCTGCAGAACGGTCACGTCGACGCGTTCGGCGCCAACGGCCGCACGGCGATCTTCGACATCGGGCTTCTGCTCGGCAACGATCCGTACCACTACCCGGACAACCTGCCGATCGTCGGCGCCAAGGGCGGTCCCGGTGGACAACCCGGATGTGGTTCGCTGCCGGATGTCGCGAAGAACTTCCCGGTCCGGCAGCTGGTGACCGACACCGGCTGGGGAACCGGCCTGGACATCCGTCCGAACCCCGGCATCGGATTTCCCGGTTGGGCCAATTACTTCCCGGTCACCCGCGCAGTCCCGCAGCCACCGGTCGTCCGCAACCTCGACGGCGGGCCCGCTCCCGGACCCATCCCGTACCCGGGTGCCCCGCCCTACGGCGCGGATCTCTACGGCGACGACGGGACCCCACTGTGGCCGGGCCTCCCGCCTGCACCGCCACCATCGGATCAACCCCCGCCGAGCGAGCCGGCACCGGGCGCCGAGCCCTTCGTTCCGCCCGCACCCGCCGCAATGACCCCGACCCGATGATGGCCCACCGGGCCTGACAGGAGCCGATCGGTGAACAAAGAAGTTCTTGCCACCCTGATACGCGTCGGCGCGTTCTTGACCGTCTGCGCCGTGGGTGTGTTCGCACTGTTCTCGATCTTCGCCGATCTGCGGTTCGGTGACCGCAGGCAGTACTTTGCCCAGTTCACCGATATCAGCGGGTTGAAGGAGGGGGATTTCGTGCGGATCGCCGGCGTGGAAGTCGGCCAGGTACAGGATGTTTCGATCGACAGCAACGCCAAGGTGCTCGTCGACTTCTCCATTGAGGACTCGGTGGCCCTGACCACCGCGAGCACCGCGGTGATCCGCTACGACAACCTGATCGGCGGTCGGTATCTGGAGCTGCAAGAGGGCAATGGCCAAGGTACGGCGTTGGCGGCCGGCGCGACGATCCCGCTTGAGCGCACCAGACCTGCCCTCGATCTCGACGAGTTGATCGGCGGGTTCCGGCCGTTGTTCAAGGCCCTCGACCCGGATCAGGTCAACGCGCTGAGCACTCAACTCGTCGGTGTGTTCCAAGGACAGGGCGTCACCATCGGCTCATTCCTGGATCAGACCGCGGCGATGACCTCCACCCTGGCCGACCGTGACCAGCTGATCGGCGAGGTGATCGGAAACCTCAACGTCCTCCTGGGTTCGCTCGGTGAGCAGAGCGACCAGTTCGACAAGGCGGTGAATTCGCTGTCGGAGTTGGTGGCGGGGCTGGCAGCTCGCCGGACCGACATCAGCGGTGCCCTTGCGAACAGCGACAATGCGGCCACCGAGATCGCCGATCTTTTGGTTCAGGCCCGGCCGCCGCTGCAGAACGTCGTCACCCAGACCGACCGGGCCGCCGCCATCGCGGTCGCCGATCACGAATACCTCGACAACATCATCAACACCCTTCCCGACAAGTACCGGGTGCTGGGCCGGCAGGCGATGTACGGAGACTATTTCAGCTTCTACCTCTGTGACCTCATCCTGAAGCTGAACGGCAAAGGGGGACAACCAGTCTACGTCAAGGTTGCCGAGCAGGTGACAGGGCGGTGCGCGCCGAGATGAAAGCCTTCTCAGAGCGCGATCCGCGCACCATCGGGCTGGTCGGCATCGCGATCACGGTGGTGATCGCGATGGCAGCGCTGAACTTCGACAAACTGCCCCTGCTCAGCAGCACGAAGGACTACTCGGCGTACTTCGCCGACGCCGGCGGCCTGAACACCGGTGCCACCGTGCGAGTTTCAGGATTCGCCGTGGGGAAGGTGGAGCGCATCAGATTGGACGGCAGAAAGGTGCTGGTCGATTTCACCGTCGACAGCGCGATACATCTCGGCGAGCGCAGCGAAGCCGCGATCAAAGTGAAGAGTCTCCTGGGAACGAAGGTGATCGATGTCATGCCGCGAGGGGGTGGTCAACTCGACCATCCGATTCCACTGGAACGCACCACGTCGCCGTACCAGTTGCCCGATGCGCTGGGCGATCTGGCTTCCACTGTCGAGAAGCTGAACACCGATGGTGTTTCGGCTGCGCTCGACACCATGGCACAGACCTTCGCGGGTACGCCGCCTGATGTGAAGATCGCCGTGGCCGGAGTGGCGAGGCTTTCCGACACCATCAACAAGCGCGACACCGAGCTCCGCAACCTGTTGGCCAACGCGCGTAAGGCGACTGCTGTGCTCGCCACGCGCACCGACCAGGTCGTCGGGCTGGTGCGGGACAGCAATGCGTTGTTGGCCGAGCTTCGGACCCAGAGCGATGCGCTCGACCGGGTATCGCAGGACATCAGCAGGGCGGCAACGCAACTGAGAGGGTTCATCGCGGACAACCGTCAGCAGCTGCGACCCATGCTCGACAAGCTCAACGGCGTTCTCACGATCATCGACAACCGCAAGGACCGGCTGCAGGAAGCCGTCAAACTACTCAACAAGTACGCCTTGTCGCTGGGTGAGTCGGTGGGATCCGGCCCCTTCTTCAAGGCCTACATCCCCAACCTGATTCCCGGCCAGTTTGCGCAGCCGTTCATCGACGCCGCATTCTCCGATCTCGGCCTTGACCCCGCGACACTGCTGCCGTCGGAACGCGTCGACCCGCCGGTGGGGCAGCCGGGCACACCGGCGCTGCCGGTTCCGTACCCGCGGACCGGCCAGGGTGGAGAGCCCCGGCTCAACCTGCCCGACGCGATCACCGGCAACCCTGGGGATCCGCGGTACCCGTACC
This region of Mycolicibacterium goodii genomic DNA includes:
- a CDS encoding enoyl-CoA hydratase/isomerase family protein, yielding MLEISDRNRVRTITLARHDALNAFDESLYDATAIALRDAATDSDVAVVVLTGSGRAFCAGTDLKELHARATKNGFVPGEYGFNGLMDVLAEFPKPLICAVNGVGLGIGTTILGFADLAFMSTTARLKCPFTSLGLAPEAASSYLLPALVGRPNAAWILMSSEWIDAQQALDMGLVWRLCEPDQLDDEVRRHAELVAKHPISSLVAVKRTLTAPHIEAVRAALAREDAYLDELLGAPASMAALARFVGKRD
- a CDS encoding LLM class F420-dependent oxidoreductase, with the translated sequence MHIDCNIGGAVSGADDTGITAVVGQAARAQDIGFDGIWSTDVDRDPFLPLAVAAMTTTTVQLGTGIAVAFARSPMTTAMAANDLQEMSGGRFVLGLGTQIQAHIERRFSMPWSAPAERMSEYVDAVRAIWRSWRTGERLDFRGDYYQHTLMTPMFTPAPHPHGEPKIVISAVGPKMTRVAARVADGLLVHGFTTQRYLSEVTQPVIAVELRQAGRSRAEFTVSYPGLIASGSTDEEMARAVHAVRRQIAFYGSTPAYRHVLELHGWHDLHTELHRLSKAGEWATMSALIDDEVLNTFAVVGDPTEAGAEVAIRFGGLVDRFTLLTPYPLSDDTAAAIVAGARAAAARG
- a CDS encoding TetR/AcrR family transcriptional regulator; translation: MHLGGLLIPVDLPPDTAKTRTRDPDRKNRILQAASELIGRKGFHAVSIADIGNAAGITGSGVYRHFDSKSAILVALFDQVIDDLIVEEARILDETDELSKALEELIEGQVEFVVGDRQLAQVYHNEINNLPEEDRRRLRRKQRLYLEEWVHLVNELREDLDDTEARVIVHAAIGAIQSPLFHNTGLADDRLRVLLADSARSILTARRRTP
- a CDS encoding MlaE family ABC transporter permease, with translation MTLDVFVTIARPPFAWREYLDQTWFVARVSLVPALMLTVPYTVLLVFTFNILLIEFGAADFSGTGAAIGTVSQIGPIVTVLVVAGAGSTAMCADLGARTIREELDAMRVMGIDPIQALVVPRVLAATTVALALSATVIMVGLAGGFTFAVFIQHVPPGSFVAGLTVLTHGADVAVALAKAALFGLSAGLIACYKGISVGGGPAGVGNAVNETVVFTFMALFAINVIATAVGVKITVV
- a CDS encoding ABC transporter permease, yielding MSSVVQQRFPRLSNRLDRIRAAWNGIGVQTQFYARAIGSIGDAAMNYRTELIRLIATMGLGAGALAVVGGTVAIVGFLTMTTGALVAVQGYNQFASVGVEALTGFASAFFNVRLIAPGTTAVALSATIGAGATAQLGAMRINEEIDALEVIGIRSVSYLASTRVAAGVIVVIPLYCVAVIMSFISSRLGTTVIYGQGSGVYDHYFNTFLNTDDLLWSFGQSVAITVVIMLVHTYYGYTASGGPAGVGEAVGRAVRTSLIVAAIVVVMISLALYGQSGNFHLAG
- a CDS encoding MCE family protein, with amino-acid sequence MQPKFRESRIKPAWWTLILIAALGVFFLTTGSLFAGTFREFVPVTLVADRSGLVMETGAKVKLNGVEVGRVSEIRGGASGASMQLEIEPDQVRYIPANVEARITATTAFGAKYVDLSYPDKPAGERLAAGAVLHSRNVSTEVNTVFENLTDVLRMVDPAKLNAVISALAEGLRGQGESMGQAITDANQVLAEINPRQDVIREDWRAMGDVSAAYDRAADDIVKILDAGTTAAETITSHRSELDTLLLNVIGFGRAGVDLLAPNSANLVNAVNGFAPTSDLLMKYQPEYTCLLDGSVSLLQNGHVDAFGANGRTAIFDIGLLLGNDPYHYPDNLPIVGAKGGPGGQPGCGSLPDVAKNFPVRQLVTDTGWGTGLDIRPNPGIGFPGWANYFPVTRAVPQPPVVRNLDGGPAPGPIPYPGAPPYGADLYGDDGTPLWPGLPPAPPPSDQPPPSEPAPGAEPFVPPAPAAMTPTR
- a CDS encoding MCE family protein; translation: MNKEVLATLIRVGAFLTVCAVGVFALFSIFADLRFGDRRQYFAQFTDISGLKEGDFVRIAGVEVGQVQDVSIDSNAKVLVDFSIEDSVALTTASTAVIRYDNLIGGRYLELQEGNGQGTALAAGATIPLERTRPALDLDELIGGFRPLFKALDPDQVNALSTQLVGVFQGQGVTIGSFLDQTAAMTSTLADRDQLIGEVIGNLNVLLGSLGEQSDQFDKAVNSLSELVAGLAARRTDISGALANSDNAATEIADLLVQARPPLQNVVTQTDRAAAIAVADHEYLDNIINTLPDKYRVLGRQAMYGDYFSFYLCDLILKLNGKGGQPVYVKVAEQVTGRCAPR
- a CDS encoding MCE family protein, which codes for MKAFSERDPRTIGLVGIAITVVIAMAALNFDKLPLLSSTKDYSAYFADAGGLNTGATVRVSGFAVGKVERIRLDGRKVLVDFTVDSAIHLGERSEAAIKVKSLLGTKVIDVMPRGGGQLDHPIPLERTTSPYQLPDALGDLASTVEKLNTDGVSAALDTMAQTFAGTPPDVKIAVAGVARLSDTINKRDTELRNLLANARKATAVLATRTDQVVGLVRDSNALLAELRTQSDALDRVSQDISRAATQLRGFIADNRQQLRPMLDKLNGVLTIIDNRKDRLQEAVKLLNKYALSLGESVGSGPFFKAYIPNLIPGQFAQPFIDAAFSDLGLDPATLLPSERVDPPVGQPGTPALPVPYPRTGQGGEPRLNLPDAITGNPGDPRYPYREPPPAPAPGGPPPGPPAPPIPGLESTPEPTPSPVYVPAPGESTNPTPTGEGQ